In Penaeus chinensis breed Huanghai No. 1 chromosome 2, ASM1920278v2, whole genome shotgun sequence, the following proteins share a genomic window:
- the LOC125035211 gene encoding uncharacterized protein LOC125035211, with amino-acid sequence MEVNLRVFLAALLFLAGIHARSAPENNMEVIKLCETLEPECVRKLDICAAIMTPEKKMEDKLRLTALTCLLDVTGIDIKKAASLPRMGDLPKGPLKAIKSCVSKVMMEFLTAATAKEEEGVRNALLNSFEKCDMIGMRSCMLNECMEALPDAANEQLE; translated from the exons ATGGAGGTCAATCTTCGTGTGTTTCTGGCCGCCCTTCTGTTTCTGGCTGGCATCCACGCTCGCTCGGCTCCAGAAAACAACATGGAAG TGATCAAATTATGCGAAACATTGGAACCCGAATGTGTCAGGAAACTGGACATCTGCGCTGCTATTATGACGcctgaaaagaaaatggaggacaAGCTTCGGCTCACCGCTTTGACTTGCTTGCTCGACGTCACCGGAATAGATATCAAGAAAG CTGCATCTCTTCCTCGCATGGGTGACCTGCCTAAAGGACCTCTGAAGGCTATAAAATCTTGCGTCAGTAAA GTGATGATGGAGTTTTTGACGGCTGCgacggcgaaggaggaggagggcgtgcgGAATGCGCTACTGAATTCCTTCGAGAAATGCGATATGATT GGAATGAGGAGCTGTATGTTGAACGAATGCATGGAAGCGCTCCCTGACGCGGCTAACGAACAGCTTGAGTAG
- the LOC125035221 gene encoding uncharacterized protein LOC125035221: protein MKAHVIALLLAVFVVDAFAQSEGSTNTTVTLESLPKVITCVLRILPETMREALTDRSAFMENLRECHKNSTGSDLPQTKPSRGGRPLAFIRDMMSSDNTFPSIMICMMTKNGKLETVQGCINSDTE from the exons ATGAAGGCCCACGTGATAGCTTTACTATTGGCTGTGTTTGTCGTCGATGCATTTG cgcAGTCAGAGGGTTCTACCAATACCACGGTCACATTGGAGAGTTTGCCAAAGGTCATCACATGCGTGTTGAGGATTCTACCCGAGACCATGAGGGAGGCTCTCACTGACCGGTCCGCGTTCATGGAGAACCTGAGGGAATGCCATAAGAACAGTACCGGCTCCGACTTACCACAGACAA AGCCCTCTCGTGGAGGCCGACCTCTGGCCTTCATCCGGGATATGATGTCGTCGGATAATACTTTTCCTTCGATCATGATATGCATGATGACCAAGAACggaaag CTGGAAACAGTCCAGGGATGCATCAACAGTGACACTGAATGA